In Salvelinus fontinalis isolate EN_2023a unplaced genomic scaffold, ASM2944872v1 scaffold_0623, whole genome shotgun sequence, the genomic window aagtggtgcactatgtaatgaataggttgtcatttgggacATACATTCTGCCTTTAAACAGAACAACAGCAGTGAGAGGTTCTGGTCAGTCATTATCAAGGTTATATTCAATCACTCAAGCACATTACAGCATCATTTAGACGACAACATAACACCAACAACGTGTTTGGTAAATCATAATATTCTACGTTAAAACATTCTAAAAGGCTGATTTCAGCCTCACTCCTCTCCAACACAACTAGACATATTTACACAATCAGCTAACAGGACTGGAGACGACATTCAACCCTCTAGACCAGAGAACGCCTGCCTGTCCCAAATGGATCACTATGCCCTATGTAGGGTAACCGTTTTGGGCCAGATGCTCATAGGGCAgccacatagggctctggttgatAGTAGTGTactgcatagggaatagtgtgccatttcagAATCTCTGTGGCTCCAGTCTGGGCCCTCCTCCCTTCTATGTTACAGACTCTCCAGGTGtacatccaaaatggcactctattccctaaatacactgagtgtacaaaacattatgaacacctgctctttccatgatagcctgatcaggtgaaagctatgatcccttattgatgtcacttgttaaatccaattcaatcagtgtagatgaaggggaggagacaggttaaagaaggattgtgaAGCCTTGAgacagattgtgtatgtgtgccattcagagggtgacatatttaggtgcctttgatcgggatatggtagtaggtgccagtttgagtgcgtcaagaactgcaacactgctggatttgtcacgttcaacagtttcctgtgtgttgcaataatggtccaccacccaaaagatatccagccaacttgacaactgtgagaagcattggagtcaacatgagccagcatccctgtggaacgctttcgacaccttgtagagtccatgccccaacgaattgaggctgttcggagggcaaaagggggtgcaactcaatattaggaatggtgttcctaatgttttgtacactgtacttttgaccagggcccacagggctatATAGGGTGTCATCTATAGGATAGGGTGTCATCTGGGACACAGAGTTCTGGTCATCTTTAAAGTCTCCTCCTGTAGTGGAGTCAtctcagtcctccctctctctcccttctacaCATCCTCATCCTTGCTTTCAGTGTATTTTTACATGAGAAtagaaaataaacaagaacagagaggagaggagaggaagagcaggaAGAAGAAGGAGCCATAACAGAGTGGAAGGTGAGGGGAAGCAGAGAGGACTGGGTGAAGAGGATGAGGGACAGAACCAGGGACAGGCAGTTAGGGGTGTGTGCCAGTTTGCTGGCCACCAGGGAAGGGTCTCTCTGGGGCAGAAGTAGATGGGGGGAGGTAGTGAGACAGGAACAGGTGTAGTAGGGTGATTGTTAGGAGTATTGACAGGGTTAGAGACAGGACAGTGTGTGTATCAGCCGGCCAGTTTGCTGGCCACCAGGGAAGGTTTCCTCTGCGGCAGGTCCTGAGGTGTAGGGATATGGTCTCCTGTGATCTCTCCTCCTCCGCTCTTCTCTGACGTGGCTGCAGGAAGCTGCTTGTTCTTCACCTTGGCCTTGGCCATGTTGTAGTCCCCAGAGTCAAAATACTTTTGCTGCAGAGAGAATGTTAAACTTAAAACAAGCTgcaacttaaaaaaaaaagacagtCTAATtgatgctgagagagagagacaactgtgGGCTTGTGGGGATAGGTTAGGAGAAAAGGTAGGGCTGTAGGTAGGGCAGTAGGTAGGGCAGTAGGTAGGGCTGTAGGTAGGGCAGTAGGTAGGGCTGTGGACTCACCCCCTTGGTCAGGCGTTTGCGTAGCAGGTCGGAGCCTCCAGGTTTGTGCCCCAGGTTTGGGTAGCGAGCCTTCAACTTGGCCTCCTCAACCTTCTCTGGACTGATCACCTTGTCgtccatctcctgaaacacaaaCAACAATTGAAAGCTTTTCTGTGGCGCAGCTGGCTAAAGGCATTGTCAAGCGGGCGTTCACGTGTTTGCGAGGCATTGTGCCCAGGGTTTGAGCCGTTGTACGGACAGCGTACCCAAAGCTATGCTAAGCA contains:
- the LOC129846759 gene encoding cAMP-regulated phosphoprotein 19-like; translated protein: MDDKVISPEKVEEAKLKARYPNLGHKPGGSDLLRKRLTKGQKYFDSGDYNMAKAKVKNKQLPAATSEKSGGGEITGDHIPTPQDLPQRKPSLVASKLAG